The following are from one region of the Gadus chalcogrammus isolate NIFS_2021 chromosome 19, NIFS_Gcha_1.0, whole genome shotgun sequence genome:
- the rilpl1 gene encoding RILP-like protein 1 isoform X3, with amino-acid sequence MEDFGSALEKNVADLTVMDVYDIAAVVGQEFERIIDQYGCEALSRLMPKVVRVLEILEVMVSRNSISPETEELRLELDKLRLERMDRMEKEKKHKKELELVEDVWRGEAQDLLTQIAQLQEENQSLLSNRSIKDPLSEEDLQRHEGMTERERQVMKKLKEVVDKQRDEIRAKDRELTLKNEDVEALQQQQNRLMKINHDLRHKISVVEAQGKALIEQKVELEAGAQARGQEVGALRQEVTRLRERLQGVGPGAEAEEERPSLSPTQEAQGEEEAAGLDQKDPNRPRFTLQELRDVLHARNELKAKVFLLQEELAYYKSEEADDEEMTSSPSPSPEPRGRGRSTPQPESGIKRLFSFFSRDKQRRGSHFDGDGGVTVGVGPWGGPGDTYTEQAQEALQHI; translated from the exons ATGGAGGACTTTGGGTCGGCACTGGAGAAGAATGTGGCCGACCTGACGGTCATGGACGTTTATGACATAGCGGCCGTGGTGGGCCAGGAGTTCGAGCGGATCATTGACCAGTATGGCTGCGAGGCTCTGTCCAGACTGATGCCCAAAGTGGTTCGTGTACTGGAGATACTGGAAGTGATGGTGAGCCGCAACAGCATCAGTCCAGAGACCGAGGAACTCCGTCTGGAGCTGGACAAACTTCGCCTAGAACGGATGGATCGCatggagaaggagaaaaagCACAAAAAG GAgttggagctggtggaggatgtGTGGAGAGGAGAGGCCCAGGACCTCCTCACCCAGATAGCCCAGCTACAGGAGGAGAACCAATCCCTCCTCAGCAACCGGTCCATCAAAGACCCCCTGAGCGAGGAGGACTTGCAGAGACATGAAG GTATGACGGAGCGGGAGAGGCAGGTGATGAAGAAGCtgaaggaggtggtggacaAGCAGCGGGACGAGATCCGCGCCAAGGACCGCGAGCTGACCCTGAAGAACGAGGACGTGGAAGCG ctccagcagcagcagaaccggCTGATGAAGATCAACCACGACCTGCGCCACAAGATCTCCGTGGTGGAGGCCCAGGGGAAGGCGCTCATCGAGcagaaggtggagctggaggccgGCGCACAGGCGCggggacaggaagtgggcgCGCTGCGACAGGAAGTCACACGTTTGAGGGAGCGACTGCAAGGGGTCGGCCCCGGCGccgaggcagaggaggagcggCCGTCTCTCTCGCCAACGCAG GAGgctcagggggaggaggaggcggcgggccTGGACCAGAAGGACCCCAACCGGCCGCGCTTCACCCTGCAGGAGCTTCGGGACGTCCTCCACGCGAGGAACGAGCTCAAGGCCAAGGTGTTcctgctgcaggaggagctCGCTTACTACAAGAG CGAAGAGGCTGATGATGAGGAGATGACCtcgtccccctccccttctcctgaGCCCCGAGGTCGCGGCCGCTCCACCCCTCAGCCGGAGTCGGGAATCAAACGCCT GTTTAGCTTCTTCTCGCGCGACAAGCAGCGCCGTGGCAGCCATTTTGACGGTGATGGCGGCGTCACAGTCGGGGTCGGGCCTTGGGGTGGGCCaggagacacatacacagagcagGCCCAGGAGGCTCTGCAGCACATATAG
- the rilpl1 gene encoding RILP-like protein 1 isoform X1, producing the protein MEDFGSALEKNVADLTVMDVYDIAAVVGQEFERIIDQYGCEALSRLMPKVVRVLEILEVMVSRNSISPETEELRLELDKLRLERMDRMEKEKKHKKELELVEDVWRGEAQDLLTQIAQLQEENQSLLSNRSIKDPLSEEDLQRHEGMTERERQVMKKLKEVVDKQRDEIRAKDRELTLKNEDVEALQQQQNRLMKINHDLRHKISVVEAQGKALIEQKVELEAGAQARGQEVGALRQEVTRLRERLQGVGPGAEAEEERPSLSPTQRAAHPAVLSRAEALALLHPPRDEDPQTPMLAVVGGYPHSPRPVCVSLSPGSQEGGEEEEGGEEEEEAVLLWEAMYHEDMPAVFEYFTKEAQGEEEAAGLDQKDPNRPRFTLQELRDVLHARNELKAKVFLLQEELAYYKSEEADDEEMTSSPSPSPEPRGRGRSTPQPESGIKRLFSFFSRDKQRRGSHFDGDGGVTVGVGPWGGPGDTYTEQAQEALQHI; encoded by the exons ATGGAGGACTTTGGGTCGGCACTGGAGAAGAATGTGGCCGACCTGACGGTCATGGACGTTTATGACATAGCGGCCGTGGTGGGCCAGGAGTTCGAGCGGATCATTGACCAGTATGGCTGCGAGGCTCTGTCCAGACTGATGCCCAAAGTGGTTCGTGTACTGGAGATACTGGAAGTGATGGTGAGCCGCAACAGCATCAGTCCAGAGACCGAGGAACTCCGTCTGGAGCTGGACAAACTTCGCCTAGAACGGATGGATCGCatggagaaggagaaaaagCACAAAAAG GAgttggagctggtggaggatgtGTGGAGAGGAGAGGCCCAGGACCTCCTCACCCAGATAGCCCAGCTACAGGAGGAGAACCAATCCCTCCTCAGCAACCGGTCCATCAAAGACCCCCTGAGCGAGGAGGACTTGCAGAGACATGAAG GTATGACGGAGCGGGAGAGGCAGGTGATGAAGAAGCtgaaggaggtggtggacaAGCAGCGGGACGAGATCCGCGCCAAGGACCGCGAGCTGACCCTGAAGAACGAGGACGTGGAAGCG ctccagcagcagcagaaccggCTGATGAAGATCAACCACGACCTGCGCCACAAGATCTCCGTGGTGGAGGCCCAGGGGAAGGCGCTCATCGAGcagaaggtggagctggaggccgGCGCACAGGCGCggggacaggaagtgggcgCGCTGCGACAGGAAGTCACACGTTTGAGGGAGCGACTGCAAGGGGTCGGCCCCGGCGccgaggcagaggaggagcggCCGTCTCTCTCGCCAACGCAG CGCGCGGCTCACCCTGCTGTGCTGAGCCGGGCTGAGGCTCTGGCCTTGTTACACCCACCCAGAGAcgaagacccccagacccccatgctggcggtggtgggggggtaccCGCACTCCCCTCGACCCGTCTGTGTCTCCCTGAGCCCCGGGAGTCAGgagggaggcgaggaggaggaggggggggaggaggaggaagaggcggtgTTGCTCTGG GAGGCGATGTACCATGAGGACATGCCTGCTGTGTTCGAATATTTCACAAAg GAGgctcagggggaggaggaggcggcgggccTGGACCAGAAGGACCCCAACCGGCCGCGCTTCACCCTGCAGGAGCTTCGGGACGTCCTCCACGCGAGGAACGAGCTCAAGGCCAAGGTGTTcctgctgcaggaggagctCGCTTACTACAAGAG CGAAGAGGCTGATGATGAGGAGATGACCtcgtccccctccccttctcctgaGCCCCGAGGTCGCGGCCGCTCCACCCCTCAGCCGGAGTCGGGAATCAAACGCCT GTTTAGCTTCTTCTCGCGCGACAAGCAGCGCCGTGGCAGCCATTTTGACGGTGATGGCGGCGTCACAGTCGGGGTCGGGCCTTGGGGTGGGCCaggagacacatacacagagcagGCCCAGGAGGCTCTGCAGCACATATAG
- the rilpl1 gene encoding RILP-like protein 1 isoform X2, translating to MEDFGSALEKNVADLTVMDVYDIAAVVGQEFERIIDQYGCEALSRLMPKVVRVLEILEVMVSRNSISPETEELRLELDKLRLERMDRMEKEKKHKKELELVEDVWRGEAQDLLTQIAQLQEENQSLLSNRSIKDPLSEEDLQRHEGMTERERQVMKKLKEVVDKQRDEIRAKDRELTLKNEDVEALQQQQNRLMKINHDLRHKISVVEAQGKALIEQKVELEAGAQARGQEVGALRQEVTRLRERLQGVGPGAEAEEERPSLSPTQRAAHPAVLSRAEALALLHPPRDEDPQTPMLAVVGGYPHSPRPVCVSLSPGSQEGGEEEEGGEEEEEAVLLWEAMYHEDMPAVFEYFTKEAQGEEEAAGLDQKDPNRPRFTLQELRDVLHARNELKAKVFLLQEELAYYKSEEADDEEMTSSPSPSPEPRGRGRSTPQPESGIKRLIFTAIMPMVAAGLIPDDPTLQPIRRLMSLV from the exons ATGGAGGACTTTGGGTCGGCACTGGAGAAGAATGTGGCCGACCTGACGGTCATGGACGTTTATGACATAGCGGCCGTGGTGGGCCAGGAGTTCGAGCGGATCATTGACCAGTATGGCTGCGAGGCTCTGTCCAGACTGATGCCCAAAGTGGTTCGTGTACTGGAGATACTGGAAGTGATGGTGAGCCGCAACAGCATCAGTCCAGAGACCGAGGAACTCCGTCTGGAGCTGGACAAACTTCGCCTAGAACGGATGGATCGCatggagaaggagaaaaagCACAAAAAG GAgttggagctggtggaggatgtGTGGAGAGGAGAGGCCCAGGACCTCCTCACCCAGATAGCCCAGCTACAGGAGGAGAACCAATCCCTCCTCAGCAACCGGTCCATCAAAGACCCCCTGAGCGAGGAGGACTTGCAGAGACATGAAG GTATGACGGAGCGGGAGAGGCAGGTGATGAAGAAGCtgaaggaggtggtggacaAGCAGCGGGACGAGATCCGCGCCAAGGACCGCGAGCTGACCCTGAAGAACGAGGACGTGGAAGCG ctccagcagcagcagaaccggCTGATGAAGATCAACCACGACCTGCGCCACAAGATCTCCGTGGTGGAGGCCCAGGGGAAGGCGCTCATCGAGcagaaggtggagctggaggccgGCGCACAGGCGCggggacaggaagtgggcgCGCTGCGACAGGAAGTCACACGTTTGAGGGAGCGACTGCAAGGGGTCGGCCCCGGCGccgaggcagaggaggagcggCCGTCTCTCTCGCCAACGCAG CGCGCGGCTCACCCTGCTGTGCTGAGCCGGGCTGAGGCTCTGGCCTTGTTACACCCACCCAGAGAcgaagacccccagacccccatgctggcggtggtgggggggtaccCGCACTCCCCTCGACCCGTCTGTGTCTCCCTGAGCCCCGGGAGTCAGgagggaggcgaggaggaggaggggggggaggaggaggaagaggcggtgTTGCTCTGG GAGGCGATGTACCATGAGGACATGCCTGCTGTGTTCGAATATTTCACAAAg GAGgctcagggggaggaggaggcggcgggccTGGACCAGAAGGACCCCAACCGGCCGCGCTTCACCCTGCAGGAGCTTCGGGACGTCCTCCACGCGAGGAACGAGCTCAAGGCCAAGGTGTTcctgctgcaggaggagctCGCTTACTACAAGAG CGAAGAGGCTGATGATGAGGAGATGACCtcgtccccctccccttctcctgaGCCCCGAGGTCGCGGCCGCTCCACCCCTCAGCCGGAGTCGGGAATCAAACGCCT GATCTTCACCGCTATTATGCCGATGGTGGCGGCGGGTTTAATCCCGGACGATCCCACTTTACAGCCAATCAGACGCCTCATGTCACTT GTTTAG